One window of the Halictus rubicundus isolate RS-2024b chromosome 6, iyHalRubi1_principal, whole genome shotgun sequence genome contains the following:
- the LOC143355194 gene encoding cancer-related nucleoside-triphosphatase homolog, translating into MKYLHIHNRLYPLERIVLLEHDQLIAIQRFHVAVVSQIFLSRSNVGVSLACILITESRLHQITNFFFVCSTAVLFSRLTSNCHSQSLVEVKKTTNMDTGATLRVSRVLLTGPPGIGKTTICKKIALNITEQARKVDGFYTQEVRNQSGNRIGFDVVLVNNSQKKSSLAKAEDVINQSQRTQHKVGKYYVFINDFESAALPVFKSNADILIIDEIGKMELFSKKFHDEVLELFSRTTNKPFIIATIPETHKVPQKYLSLFQKLQADKRSKLITVNHRNRDNLAEEILRLFS; encoded by the exons ATGAAATACCTGCATATACACAACCGTTTGTACCCACTCGAGCGGATTGTCTTACTCGAGCACGATCAGCTGATCGCTATTCAGCGGTTCCACGTCGCGGTAGTTTCGCAAATATTTCTCAGCCGGTCTAACGTCGGTGTTTCTCTCGCGTGCATTTTAATCACCGAATCACGATTACATCAAATCACAAACTTCTTTTTCGTATGTTCTACAGCAGTATTATTTTCACGTTTAACGAGCAACTGTCATTCACAATCTCTGGTCGAAGTTAAAAAAACAACCAACATGGATACCGGCGCCACGTTGCGTGTCTCGCGTGTACTTCTGACCGGTCCCCCTG GTATAGGCAAAACTACAATATGCAAAAAGATAGCTTTAAACATAACGGAGCAAGCTCGTAAAGTTGACGGATTCTATACACAGGAAGTGCGGAATCAGAGTGGTAATAGAATTGGGTTTGATGTTGTACTTGTAAACAATTCTCAGAAAAAATCAAGCTTGGCGAAGGCTGA AGATGTCATAAACCAGTCGCAACGAACTCAACACAAAGTGGGGAAATACTATGTGTTCATTAATGATTTTGAATCCGCGGCCTTACCAGTCTTCAAGTCGAATGCG gacaTATTGATCATAGATGAAATCGGTAAAATGGAATTATTCAGCAAAAAATTTCACGATGAGGTACTGGAATTATTTTCTAGAACTACAAATAAACCTTTCATAATCGCAACGATACCTGAAACGCACAAAGTGCCACAGAAATATTTGTCACTATTTCAAAAACTGCAAGCAGATAAAAGATCTAAACTCATAACCGTGAATCATCGAAATCGGGATAACTTAGCAGAAGAAATACTTCGTCTTTTTTCATAA
- the Ppd3 gene encoding protein phosphatase D3, with the protein MSENAEIAGVTSPEDAAKAEKFKEEANEYFKNQDYNKAIELYAKAIELNPAVAVYYGNRSFAYLRTECFGYALTDASKAIDLDKNYVKGYYRRAAAHMSLGKFKLALKDYETVTKARPNDKDAMLKYTECCKILKKLAFEKAISVEENKKNIADTINLKSMVIEDEYTGPKLEDGKVTLQFMQDLLEWYKKQNKLHRKYAYKILLDVKAWFMAQPTLVDITIPDDSKFTICGDIHGQYYDLLNIFQLNGLPSETNPYLFNGDFVDRGSFSVECIFTLFGFKLLYPNHFFMSRGNHESATMNQMYGFDGEVKTKYSAQMAELFTEVYNWLPLAHCLNNRVLVMHGGLFSRDNVKLEEIRQINRNRQPPEEGLMCELLWSDPQPQPGRAPSKRGVGVQFGPDVTHHFLSLNNLDYIVRSHEVKNYGYEVDHDGKCITVFSAPNYCDTMGNQGAFITLNGKDMEPHFTSYEAVPHPNVRPMVYANSLLKFMF; encoded by the exons ATGAGTGAAAACGCAGAAATTGCAGGAGTAACATCACCTGAAGATGCAGCCAAAGcggaaaaatttaaagaagaaGCGAACGAATACTTCAAAA ATCAAGATTATAACAAAGCCATAGAGTTATATGCTAAAGCGATAGAATTAAATCCTGCAGTGGCAGTGTATTATGGGAATAGAAGTTTCGCCTATTTAAGGACAGAATGTTTTGGATACGCGCTTACAGATGCGTCGAAAGCTATCGATTTAGATAAGAATTATGTAAAAGGATATTATCGTAGAGCTGCAGCTCATATGTCACTTGGCAAGTTCAAACTAGCTCTTAAGGACTATGAGACTGTTACTAAAGCTAGACCAAATGATAAAGACGCGATGCTTAAATATACAGAATGTTGTAAGATATTGAAAAAATTAGCCTTTGAGAAAGCAATTTCTgtggaagaaaataaaaagaatatagCTGACACGATTAATTTAAAATCTATGG TCATTGAAGATGAATACACAGGGCCTAAACTTGAAGATGGAAAAGTTACGTTACAATTTATGCAAGACTTGTTAGAGTGGTAcaagaaacaaaataaattacatCGTAAATATGCTTATAAGATTCTTTTAGATGTGAAAGCATGGTTCATGGCACAGCCAACTTTAGTCGATATTACAATTCCCGATGATAGTAAATTTACTATATGCGGAGACATACATGGACAGTACTATGATTTACTTAATATATTCCAGTTAAATGGTTTGCCTTCAGAAACTAATCCATAT TTATTCAATGGAGATTTCGTAGATAGAGGCTCGTTTTCTGTAGAGTGTATATTTACTTTGTTCGGATTTAAGTTGTTATATCCAAATCACTTTTTTATGTCTAGAG GTAATCATGAATCTGCCACCATGAATCAAATGTACGGCTTTGATGGAGAAGTCAAGACAAAGTATTCTGCTCAAATGGCAGAGCTATTTACAGAAGTTTATAATTGGCTCCCTCTTGCACATTGTCTTAACAACAGAGTGCTC GTAATGCACGGTGGTCTGTTTTCAAGGGATAATGTTAAATTAGAAGAAATTCGACAAATTAATAGAAACAGGCAACCACCAGAGGAAGGTTTAATGTGTGAGTTACTGTGGTCCGATCCACAACCACAACCTGGAAGAGCACCCAGTAAGAGAGGAGTTGGTGTTCAGTTTGGACCTGACGTTACACACCATTTCTTGTCTTTGAACAATCTCGATTACATTGTTAGGAGTCATGAAGTTAAAAATTATGGTTATGAAGTGGATCACGACGGAAAATGTATCACTGTGTTCTCTGCTCCAAATTATTG TGACACTATGGGTAATCAGGGTGCCTTCATTACACTCAATGGCAAAGACATGGAACCTCATTTCACATCATATGAAGCAGTG cCTCATCCAAATGTAAGGCCAATGGTATATGCTAATTCCTTACTAAAATTCATGTTTTAG
- the LOC143355179 gene encoding arylsulfatase B translates to MRSLSIVWISSFSLLLIRTGSGGNLYEKAPHIIVLMVDDLGWNDVGFHGSNQIPTPNIDALVYNGVILNRHYVLPSSTPSRAAFFTGQYPIRFGMQGDGIHGGEPRGLPLDIKILPEYLRGLGYTTKLIGKWHLGFHTPQYTPLHRGFDFFLGFYNSYISYYDYRYSNQNMSGYDMHRGDDPAHGINREYATNLFTEEAVKVIENHELTRPLYLHVSHLAVHAPLEQPAGDDNDSDFRQIREPNRRKYAKMVSQLDESVARIFLALGEKGMLKDSLILFLTDNGAPSIGKHRNWGSNYPLRGTKYTLYEGGVRGVAAIWSPRIQKAARVSNQLVHMTDWLPTLYSAAGGDLQDLGEIDGMDQWQIISEGYGRGRDTLLLNIDEAFKIEGAIYSRFKLLRGSMENGYYDGYYGDSGRTVDVVPYSDIVMRSSISEVITHHLGGPVTQPSTMSQLRQDATTPNCRPNMTYFRRYPFTTCNVTECLFDIVNDPCETKNIAEAYPRIAQDLDLYLEKYGRILVRQTKVPVDWLADPRRRNDTWEPWMKSGAAVYVPNAAAMLGNLVCYFHLLFILVSILLNTGV, encoded by the exons ATGCGCAGCCTCTCTATAGTTTGGATAAGCTCGTTCTCCTTGCTCCTGATACGAACTGGTAGCGGCGGTAATTTGTACGAAAAAGCGCCGCACATTATCGTGCTTATGGTCGACGATTTG GGTTGGAACGATGTTGGCTTTCATGGATCGAATCAGATACCAACCCCCAACATTGACGCTCTCGTATATAACGGGGTTATACTAAACAGACATTATGTTCTACCGTCCAGCACACCTTCTAGGGCTGCCTTTTTTACTGGACAGTACCCAATACGTTTTG GGATGCAGGGGGATGGAATTCATGGCGGCGAACCACGCGGCCTGCCTCTGGATATTAAAATCTTACCGGAATATTTACGAGGATTAGGATACACCACGAAATTAATTGGAAAATGGCACTTAGGGTTCCATACGCCTCAGTATACACCGCTGCATAGGGGTTTCGACTTCTTCCTTGGTTTCTACAATAGCTACATTAGCTATTACGATTACAGGTATTCGAATCAG AACATGAGCGGATACGATATGCACCGAGGAGACGATCCTGCTCACGGGATTAATCGTGAATACGCTACGAACTTATTCACCGAGGAAGCCGTTAAAGTGATCGAGAACCACGAACTTACAAGGCCCCTTTATCTTCACGTGTCTCACCTCGCGGTTCACGCTCCGTTGGAACAGCCCGCGGGAGATGACAACGATAGTGATTTCCGTCAAATTCGGGAACCGAATCGGCGTAAATATGCCA AAATGGTATCGCAATTGGACGAGTCGGTCGCAAGAATTTTCCTAGCATTAGGCGAGAAGGGAATGCTCAAGGATTCGTTGATCTTGTTTCTCACCGATAACGGAGCTCCGTCGATCGGAAAACATCGAAATTGGGGTTCGAACTACCCCTTGAGAGGA ACGAAATACACATTATACGAAGGAGGCGTGAGAGGCGTTGCGGCGATATGGTCGCCGAGGATACAAAAAGCGGCACGGGTTTCGAACCAATTGGTGCACATGACCGATTGGTTGCCGACACTTTATTCGGCAGCCGGCGGGGACCTGCAAGATCTCGGCGAGATCGACGGCATGGATCAATGGCAAATCATCAGCGAAGGATACGGCCGTGGCAGGGACACTCTCTTGTTAAACATCGACGAAGCTTTCAAAATCGAGGGGGCAATATACAGTCGGTTTAAACTGCTACGAG GTTCCATGGAAAATGGCTATTACGACGGATACTACGGCGATTCTGGCAGAACCGTAGACGTTGTGCCATACTCAGATATTGTAATGAGGAGTTCTATATCCGAGGTCATCACCCATCACTTGGGCGGCCCAGTAACACAACCGAGCACAATGTCGCAATTACGACAGGACGCGACGACACCTAATTGTCGTCCAAACATGACGTACTTCCGCCGATACCCGTTCACCACATGCAACGTCACGGAATGCTTGTTTGATATAGTAAACGATCCATGCGAAACGAAAAACATTGCCGAAGCGTACCCACGG ATTGCGCAGGACTTGGACCTTTACTTGGAGAAATACGGTCGCATTTTAGTGAGACAAACGAAAGTACCTGTCGATTGGTTAGCTGATCCTAGGAGGAGGAACGATACCTGGGAACCGTGGATGAAATCGGGAGCCGCGGTATACGTTCCGAACGCCGCAGCCATGCTTGGCAATTTAGTCTGTTACTTTCATCTATTGTTCATCCTTGTTTCGATTTTGTTGAACACCGGCGTTTGA
- the LOC143355187 gene encoding uncharacterized protein LOC143355187 gives MARPSVCNPLSYLITRQIDNKVDHCKRLVNARFETSENLFRKDLSSHYGCVNAIEFSNQGDLLVSGGDDRRVLLWKVEQAIHGVGKPAVMKAQHISNIFCLGYDSSKTKIFSAGNDDQVIVHDLRTGDVVNFFLHEKPVYGLSVHPHNDNVFASACDDGRVLIYDIRGSSAMETVCLANYKDAFHSVMFNPMEPKVLATANNKEGVSLWDVRKLLEPVLRYGNESSAQSCMNVRFNAAGNRLLALRRRLPPVLYAVDSPTHLCQFDHPGYYNSCTMKSCCFAGDNDEYVLSGSDDFNLYMWKIPPEGVKWVESAHMVLRGHRSIVNQVRYNQANCIFASSGVEKIIKIWSPFSLGHGCLGGLKKDVCQRQRRVYTHDEYIGLVLRSGQFMSHDYSHQSTREDPRMMAFFDSLVQREIEGWSSEYMTTTPETHSDSESNPTSGRTYNATDSDDSTASDQQLMLSILGTVVTSRGCLGGGTASERPLESPNRITRLIANRREKLMRLAAMDCGTPLNNTTTIPLGLSASDSASDGENAQTKCRSKSKTKVKGIKRKHDKISGRRSRARRKCAVLQINSDSDSDEQPVDTMQPSTSSGVISRRSRYVANTIESDTKHSSYSCSSSDDNDSCSKRKHSKIDPDTSTTVHRRKHGKCKSNSRNDINKNKSKRQQQQQQQQQQQQQQADYDTEEEKSDWKIYLNGVNTTKIQEDGPSTPVSKSCKFPSTPDSGITSGVSTIEKDGEQAQKEQNDAESSDHEQKLKSLECFRKKVDVARRSYHNRSTPLSQTISTTTDSSD, from the exons ATGGCTCGTCCTTCCGTTTGTAATCCGCTTTCGTACCTTATTACGCGACAGATCGACAATAAAGTCGATCACTGCAAACGTCTCGTTAATGCCCGATTCGAAACCTCTGAAAATCTATTCAGAAAGGATCTATCATCTCATTATGGATGTGTTAACGCTATCGAATTTTCGAATCAGGGTGATCTTCTTGTCTCCG GTGGCGATGACAGAAGAGTTTTATTATGGAAAGTTGAACAAGCGATACATGGTGTCGGCAAACCTGCTGTCATGAAAGCTCAACATATTAGCAACATCTTTTGTCTTGGTTACGATAGCAGTAAAACCAAAATATTTTCAGCGGGGAACGACGATCAAGTTATCGTTCACGATTTAAGAAC GGGCGATGTGGTAAATTTCTTTCTACACGAAAAGCCTGTGTACGGTTTATCGGTTCATCCACACAATGACAATGTGTTTGCTAGTGCTTGCGATGATGGGAGAGTTCTAATTTACGACATCAGAGGTTCCAGTGCTATGGAAACCGTTTGCCTAGCAAACTACAAAGATGCTTTTCATTCTGTCATGTTCAATCCCATGGAGCCTAAAGTGCTTGCTACTGCCAATAACAAAGAAGGTGTTAGCCTGTGGGATGTGCGAAAGCTTTTGGA ACCTGTGCTACGTTATGGAAATGAAAGCTCTGCACAGAGTTGCATGAATGTTAGGTTTAACGCAGCAGGCAATAGACTATTAGCTTTGAGAAGGAGGTTGCCACCTGTACTCTATGCTGTGGATTCTCCTACACACTTATGTCAATTCGATCATCCTGGATATTATAACAGCTGTACAATGAAATCATGCTGTTTCGCTGGCGACAATGATGAATACGTTCTTTCTG GTTCCGACGATTTCAATCTGTACATGTGGAAAATTCCTCCTGAAGGAGTGAAATGGGTAGAGTCTGCACATATGGTGTTACGTGGCCATAGATCCATCGTTAATCAAGTACGATACAATCAAGCTAACTGCATTTTTGCGTCCTCTGGAGttgagaaaattataaaaatttggaGCCCGTTTTCTCTTGGGCATGGTTGTTTAGGTGGATTGAAG AAAGATGTGTGTCAGAGACAGCGTAGAGTCTATACTCACGACGAATACATCGGATTAGTGTTACGCAGTGGTCAATTTATGTCACACGATTACAGTCATCAGTCGACTAGAGAAGATCCAAGAATGATGGCATTTTTCGACTCATTGGTGCAACGTGAAATTGAGGGTTGGAGTTCCGAATACATGACGACGACACCAGAAACACACAGCGACTCGGAAAGTAATCCTACAAGTGGGCGCACTTATAACGCAACCGATTCCGACG ATTCGACAGCCTCTGATCAACAATTAATGCTGAGCATTTTAGGGACAGTGGTTACCTCTCGAGGATGTTTAGGAGGTGGGACAGCTTCCGAAAGACCTTTAGAGTCTCCGAATCGTATAACTCGACTTATAGCAAATCGCAGAGAAAAATTGATGAGACTTGCTGCCATGGACTGTGGTACACCATTAAATAACACAACTACTATACCTCTTGGTCTGTCTGCTTCAGATTCTGCGAGCGACGGTGAAAATGCGCAAACGAAGTGCAGATCGAAATCAAAAACAAAAGTAAAAGGTATAAAGAGAAAGCATGATAAAATTTCTGGAAGAAGAAGCAGAGCTAGAAGAAAGTGTGCCGTGCTACAAATTAACAGTGACTCTGATAGTGACGAACAACCAGTCGATACGATGCAGCCTAGTACCAGTTCTGGTGTAATTTCTAGAAGATCACGATATGTTGCAAACACAATCGAGAGTGATACGAAACATTCAAGTTATAGCTGTAGCAGTTCAGACGATAATGATAGTTGTAGTAAACGAAAACATTCGAAAATCGATCCCGATACTTCTACAACGGTACACAGAAGGAAACATGGTAAATGTAAAAGTAATTCAAGAAATGAcattaataaaaacaaaagcaaacggcaacaacaacaacagcagcaacaacaacaacaacaacaacaagccGATTATGACACAGAGGAGGAGAAATCGGATTGGAAGATATATTTGAACGGTGTTAACACGACAAAAATTCAAGAGGATGGCCCTTCAACGCCTGTGAGCAAGTCATGCAAATTTCCTTCAACTCCTGATAGTGGTATCACGTCCGGAGTATCTACGATTGAGAAGGATGGTGAACAAGCACAAAAAGAGCAAAACGACGCGGAGAGTTCTGATCACGaacagaaattgaaaagtttagAGTGTTTTAGGAAGAAAGTGGATGTAGCGAGGCGGAGCTATCATAATCGATCCACGCCTTTGTCACAAACCATTTCAACTACAACTGATTCTTCCGATTAA
- the Idi gene encoding isopentenyl-diphosphate delta isomerase → MMVKTLKEVCGVAKQLVLPTRKFGTAQVAPLQEAALNERCLLVDECDRVIGESTKRDCHTVDSNGRIPLHRAFSVFLFNKKGELLIQKRSANKVTFPNYYANTCCSHPLAEIPQETDEHEAIGIRRAAIRRMGYELGIPSNEILPSDLIYLTRVHYFMAHGNWGEHEIDYMLFAQKDHVTLDPNPDEIAQLHWVSKSNINEFIKNLDAPLSPWFNLVLKHKLSLWWDNLHKLEQMKDHGTIHKFD, encoded by the exons ATGATGGTCAAAACGCTGAAGGAAGTGTGTGGAGTTGCAAAACAACTAGTACTCCCAACAAGAAAATTTGGTACTGCACAAGTAGCACCTTTGCAAGAAGCTGCTTTAAATGAACGTTGCCTCCTTGTGGATGAATGTGATAGAGTAATTGGTGAATCTACGAAAAGGGATTGTCACACCGTTGATTCTAATGGACGTATTCCACTTCATAGAGCATTTAGTGTTTTTCTATTCAATAAGAAAGGAGAGCTATTGATACAAAAGCGGTCTGCGAATAAG GTTACATTTCCAAACTATTACGCGAATACATGCTGCAGTCATCCATTGGCAGAAATTCCACAAGAGACCGACGAGCATGAGGCAATAGGAATTCGCAGAGCTGCCATCAGAAGAATGGGTTACGAATTGGGAATTCCTTCAAACGAAATTTTACCATCCGATTTAATATATTTGACAAGGGTTCATTATTTCATGGCGCACGGTAATTGGGGAGAGCATGAAATAGATTATATGTTATTCGCGCAAAAAGATCATGTAACATTAGATCCAAATCCTGATGAAATTGCTCAACTTCATTGGGTATCAAAATCTAATATAAACGAGTTTATTAAGAATTTAGATGCACCACTGTCTCCATGGTTTAACTTAGTTCTTAAGCATAAATTGTCACTCTGGTGGGATAATCTGCACAAGTTAGAACAAATGAAGGATCACGGAACAATACATAAATTTGATTGA
- the LOC143355175 gene encoding arylsulfatase B: MSEAKKRAVYLLLSMVLLSGCLYLALSEEHRQADPQRPNIIVIMADDLGWNDVSFHGADEIPTPNIDALAYNGVILQSHYVLPICTPSRTAFLTGRYPIRSGMQGYPLKAGESRGIPLNNTLLPEYLRKLGYSTHLVGKWHVGYYSDYHTPANRGFNTFFGYYNGYVTYFNHTIVQANHTGYDLHYDIPGRLSVDHTDQYMTDLITERAETIISKHNRKKPLYLQLSHAAVHSSDSKDVMEVRDVKEVNASLGYIKDFKRRKFAGVLTALDESVGKVVKALNDAKMLNNSIIVFMSDNGAQTVGLLENYGSNYPLRGLKFTLFEGGIRGTACVYSPLIKRSSRVADHLMHIVDWLPTFYTAAGGNLEDLEENLDGVDQWSTLVYEKESKRTDALLNIDPVENTSAAIIGKYKLINGASREYNDYYGDSGTEKSYPKYNASSVLKSLAGSAIMEVSQSNLNTEDVIKLREEARVLCEHVTKYPKCLDRCLFDVHSDPCETTDLSSIYPKIVNDLNDYIEAYTKVMVPPAIMPVDPNSFPEHFNGTWMPWIVLPDGYGSLEHYFNPLS, encoded by the exons ATGTCAGAAGCGAAGAAGCGTGCAGTATATTTGTTATTGTCTATGGTGCTTCTATCAGGATGTCTCTACCTTGCACTGTCAGAAGAACATCGACAAGCGGACCCACAACGGCCGAATATAATTGTTATTATGGCGGATGACCTG GGATGGAATGACGTAAGTTTTCATGGTGCAGATGAAATACCAACGCCGAACATCGACGCTCTCGCTTACAATGGTGTGATATTGCAAAGTCACTATGTCTTGCCGATATGCACGCCATCAAGGACAGCTTTCCTCACAGGACGTTATCCTATTCGCTCAG GTATGCAAGGATATCCCCTGAAGGCAGGCGAGTCTCGCGGGATACCATTAAACAATACTCTTCTACCGGAGTATTTGCGAAAATTAGGGTACAGCACTCATCTAGTAGGGAAGTGGCATGTGGGCTACTATAGTGATTATCACACACCAGCGAATCGTGGGTTTAACACCTTCTTTGGATACTACAATGGATATGTTACCTATTTTAATCATACAATTGTACAAGCC AATCACACGGGATACGATTTGCATTACGACATTCCTGGAAGACTATCAGTGGATCACACTGATCAATACATGACCGATCTTATAACAGAACGTGCTGAAACCATAATTTCGAAACACAATCGCAAGAAACCACTTTATCTACAACTCTCTCATGCGGCCGTCCATTCTTCCGACTCTAAGGACGTGATGGAAGTTCGTGACGTGAAAGAAGTGAACGCGAGCTTAGGCTACATCAAAGATTTCAAGAGAAGAAAATTTGCAG GTGTACTTACAGCTTTAGACGAATCTGTCGGTAAAGTAGTGAAGGCGTTGAATGATGCAAAAATGTTGAACAATTCTATCATAGTCTTCATGTCTGACAATGGGGCACAGACTGTAGGTCTCTTGGAGAACTATGGATCAAATTATCCTTTACGAGGG TTGAAGTTCACACTGTTTGAGGGTGGAATTCGCGGCACAGCATGCGTTTACTCGCCGTTAATTAAAAGGTCCTCCAGAGTTGCTGATCATTTGATGCACATAGTGGACTGGTTGCCAACTTTCTACACCGCTGCAGGTGGCAATTTAGAAGATCTAGAAGAGAATCTTGATGGCGTCGATCAATGGTCCACGCTTGTTTATGAAAAAGAAAGCAAACGGACAGACGCACTGTTGAACATCGATCCGGTGGAAAATACTTCTGCAGCTATAATCGGAAAATACAAACTGATAAATG GTGCAAGTCGTGAATATAACGATTATTACGGTGACTCTGGTACGGAAAAATCGTATCCAAAGTATAACGCGTCGAGCGTTTTAAAATCGCTTGCGGGCTCCGCGATTATGGAAGTATCGCAGTCTAACTTGAATACTGAGGATGTAATCAAGCTCCGGGAAGAAGCAAGAGTACTATGCGAACATGTTACGAAGTATCCAAAGTGTCTGGATAGGTGTTTGTTTGACGTGCATAGTGATCCTTGCGAAACTACAGATCTGTCTTCTATTTATCCAAAG atcGTCAACGACCTCAATGACTACATTGAAGCTTATACGAAAGTTATGGTACCTCCAGCGATAATGCCAGTGGATCCAAATTCCTTCCCTGAGCATTTCAATGGGACGTGGATGCCTTGGATAGTATTGCCGGATGGTTATGGCTCGTTGGAACATTACTTCAACCCGTTGTCATAA